CGTTTTGGGCGTCGGCTCCGGTCATGGCGTTCACCTGGCGCTGGATTGCGGGCTCATGAGCGCGCATAAACGGGTTGCTGGCCAGTTCATCTGCCAGGGTGGAAGGCAGGGTAGGTAACCCAGCTTCGCGCTGACAACGGGCACGCTGCAGGCGCTCATTGATGGCGGGGTTGTCGGGTTCGGCGGCCAGTGCAAAGGCCAGATTGGCCAGCGTGTATTCGTGCGCGCAACACACCAGTGTGGCGGGCGGCAGGGCGGCAAAGGCTGCCATGGCGTTCGCCAGCTGGTCGGGGGTGCCTTCAAACAGGCGGCCACAGCCTGCCGCAAACAGGGTGTCGCCACAGAAAAGCGCGCCCGGGTGGTCGTCAGCCGGTTCCAGGTAATAGGCAATGTGGTCGAGCGTGTGTGCCGGTACTGCAAGTATCTGCAGGGTCATATCGCCCAATGCGAGGGTCTGGCCACCGGCAACGGGGTCGGTTATGCCCTTGATCGGGCCCGGGCCAAACACCTGCAGCGCCGGCCAGTGTTGCTGCAGATCCGCGATGCCGCCCGTGTGATCGGCGTGGTGGTGGGTGATCAGCAGTCCCTGCAGCTGTTTGTTATGGCTGTTCAGCCATTGTCGGGCAGCCTCGCCGTCGCCGGGATCTACCAGCCAGACCTTGTCGTCGATCCCCAGCGCCCAGATATAGTTGTCCTGGAATGCCGGAATGGGCGTGATATGTAGCATGTGGACCTCAAACTGGTGTGCGCGCGGATTTTGTGCCCATAATTATACCTCCGAGCCTGCAGGATTCATCCCATGAGCTACCTGACGC
This region of Simiduia agarivorans SA1 = DSM 21679 genomic DNA includes:
- the gloB gene encoding hydroxyacylglutathione hydrolase, which translates into the protein MLHITPIPAFQDNYIWALGIDDKVWLVDPGDGEAARQWLNSHNKQLQGLLITHHHADHTGGIADLQQHWPALQVFGPGPIKGITDPVAGGQTLALGDMTLQILAVPAHTLDHIAYYLEPADDHPGALFCGDTLFAAGCGRLFEGTPDQLANAMAAFAALPPATLVCCAHEYTLANLAFALAAEPDNPAINERLQRARCQREAGLPTLPSTLADELASNPFMRAHEPAIQRQVNAMTGADAQNALETLAALRRWKDNFRG